A window of the Brumimicrobium sp. genome harbors these coding sequences:
- the accC gene encoding acetyl-CoA carboxylase biotin carboxylase subunit, which produces MFKKILVANRGEIALRIIRTCKEMGIKTVAVYSTADKDSLHVRFADEAICIGPAKSADSYLNIPNIMAAAEITNADAIHPGYGFLSENAKFSKVCQENGVKFIGATPEQIDAMGDKSNAKATMIKAGVPCIPGSKGLVKDLNDAYTTAEKIKYPVIIKATAGGGGKGMRIVWNADEMEHHWDSAKQEAKAAFGNDGIYMEKYIEEPHHIEIQIAGDQYGNACHLSERDCSIQRRHQKLVEETPSPFMTKELRKKMGEAAIKATKAVKYEGVGTIEFLVDKNRDFYFMEMNTRIQVEHTITEEVINFDLIKEQIKIAAGDKISGKNYEPIMHAIQCRINAEDPYNDFRPCPGKISEYHAPGGHGVRIDTHVYAGYTIPPYYDSMISKLIVVAQTREEAILTMQRALDEYIIEGVKTTIPFHQALMKNEKFRKGEFTTKFMEDFKF; this is translated from the coding sequence TTAGTAGCCAATAGAGGTGAAATAGCTTTGCGCATTATTAGAACATGCAAAGAAATGGGTATCAAAACAGTTGCTGTATATAGCACAGCTGATAAAGATAGCTTACATGTTCGTTTTGCCGATGAAGCAATTTGTATAGGACCTGCCAAAAGCGCAGATTCTTATTTAAATATTCCAAATATTATGGCTGCTGCAGAGATAACAAATGCAGATGCCATTCATCCGGGGTATGGTTTTCTTTCAGAGAATGCAAAATTCTCTAAAGTTTGTCAAGAAAATGGTGTAAAATTTATTGGAGCTACTCCAGAGCAAATTGATGCTATGGGAGATAAATCCAATGCAAAAGCTACCATGATTAAAGCAGGCGTTCCATGTATTCCCGGGTCAAAAGGATTGGTAAAAGATTTAAATGATGCATACACTACAGCCGAAAAAATTAAATATCCTGTTATCATAAAAGCAACAGCCGGCGGTGGAGGTAAAGGTATGCGTATCGTATGGAATGCTGATGAAATGGAACACCATTGGGATTCTGCAAAACAAGAGGCGAAAGCTGCCTTTGGTAATGATGGGATTTATATGGAGAAGTATATTGAAGAACCTCACCATATCGAAATTCAAATTGCTGGAGACCAATACGGTAATGCCTGTCACCTTTCTGAAAGAGATTGTTCTATTCAACGCCGTCACCAAAAATTAGTGGAAGAAACTCCTTCACCATTTATGACAAAAGAATTGCGTAAAAAGATGGGAGAAGCTGCTATTAAGGCAACAAAGGCTGTGAAATATGAGGGTGTAGGTACGATAGAATTCTTAGTGGATAAGAATAGAGATTTCTATTTTATGGAAATGAATACTCGTATACAAGTAGAACATACTATTACAGAAGAAGTAATCAATTTTGACTTAATAAAAGAGCAAATTAAGATTGCAGCTGGAGACAAAATAAGTGGTAAAAATTATGAACCTATCATGCATGCTATTCAATGTCGAATCAATGCAGAGGATCCCTATAATGATTTTAGACCATGTCCTGGAAAAATTTCAGAGTATCATGCACCAGGTGGACACGGTGTGCGTATTGACACGCATGTATATGCAGGCTACACTATTCCTCCCTATTATGACTCAATGATTTCGAAATTAATTGTAGTTGCTCAAACAAGAGAGGAAGCTATTTTAACCATGCAACGTGCTTTAGATGAATACATTATTGAAGGAGTAAAAACAACAATACCCTTCCACCAAGCATTAATGAAAAACGAAAAATTTAGAAAGGGAGAATTTACAACAAAATTCATGGAAGATTTTAAATTCTAA